The DNA region TAACCTTAACCTCATCTTGGCTAAATTTATCCATATAAAAAAGCCCTGCACATCTTATAGCATTTATGCAGCGCTCACCACCTGCCATAAAAAGGTTAAAATCATCATCAACAAAACCCACTTGTTCAACAAATGGGTGTTTTTGCATAATTAAATCATTTAAGCTTTTATCAAGTTTTTGACTAGATTTAATATAAATTAAAGCCGTGGGATTTCCACTAGGCTTATAAATTTCATAATTTATCTTTGATAATCTATCCATTTAAGTGCAATTCTCACAGCATTTGTAGCAGCGCCAACTCTTACTTGATCAGCTACGCAAAAAAGATGAAGTATTTTTTCATCAAAATTATCTTTTCTAATCCTACCAACATAGGTATAATCGGTATTTGTAGAAATAGTTGGCATTGGATAAGAGTTATTTTTAACATCGTCAATAAGCTTTATGCTTGGAGCATTTCTTAAAATTTCTCTAACTTCTTCAACTTCAAAATTTCTTTCAAATTTAATAGTAATTGCTTCACTATGACTTCTTAAAACTGGCACTCTAACGCAAGTTGCTGAAAGTGGAATATTTTTATGAAGTATTTTACTAGTTTCATTTACCATTTTCATCTCTTCTTTTGTGTAGTCATTTTCCAAAAATACATCAATATGAGGAATTACATTTAAAGCAAGTTGGTGTGGAAAAACTTTATTTTCAAACTCATCAAGCTTAAAGGCAAAAAACGCTTGCATTTCATTAACAAGCTCTTCCATTCCTTCTTTTCCTGCTCCACTTGCTGCTTGATAGGTGCTTACATCAACTCTTAAAATATTAAAAATATCATCAAGTGGTTTTAAAACCTGCACCATTTGTATGGTTGAGCAGTTTGGATTTGCAATAATTCCTGTATTTTGCCATAAATTTATATCTTTTGGATTGCACTCAGGCACAACTAAAGGAACATTTGGCTCCATTCTAAAATGACTTGTGTTATCTATCACCAATGCTCCACTTTGGGTTGCAAATTTAGCAAAATGAGCTGATACCGAACCGCCTGCACAAAAAAATGCAATATCAACATCATGCTCATCAAAAATAGTTTCAGTAAGTTCTTTTACAACATACTCTTTACCGCAAAACTCTAGCCTTTCTCCAGCACTTCTTGAGCTTGCGAGCAAAAGTAATTCATTAATAGGAAAATTCATCTCCTCAAGTATTAGTAAAATTTCTTCTCCAACCGCACCTGTAGCTCCTACAACTGCAACATTAAAACGCTCTTTATTCATCGGATTCTCCTAAATTTAACTGATCTGACTCTTCGCTGGTTTCTTCATCTTCTATTTTTGGACAAATTGCAATATTTACAACCTCTTCTCCATCAACATTTACAACTTTTACGCCACTTGTATTTCGACCTGCTTTTCTAATGCTTTGCATATCTACTCTAATCATCTTACCACTAGTTGTTAAAGCCATTAAATCCATCTCATCATCAACTATTACAATACCAACTAAATCGCCTGTTTTATTTGTAAGTCTCATACAAATAACACCTTTTCCAGCTCTTTTTTGAAGTCTGTACTCTTCAGCTGTGGTTCGCTTACCAATGCCTTTACTTGCAACA from Campylobacter ureolyticus includes:
- a CDS encoding aspartate-semialdehyde dehydrogenase; translated protein: MNKERFNVAVVGATGAVGEEILLILEEMNFPINELLLLASSRSAGERLEFCGKEYVVKELTETIFDEHDVDIAFFCAGGSVSAHFAKFATQSGALVIDNTSHFRMEPNVPLVVPECNPKDINLWQNTGIIANPNCSTIQMVQVLKPLDDIFNILRVDVSTYQAASGAGKEGMEELVNEMQAFFAFKLDEFENKVFPHQLALNVIPHIDVFLENDYTKEEMKMVNETSKILHKNIPLSATCVRVPVLRSHSEAITIKFERNFEVEEVREILRNAPSIKLIDDVKNNSYPMPTISTNTDYTYVGRIRKDNFDEKILHLFCVADQVRVGAATNAVRIALKWIDYQR